One window of the Tetragenococcus koreensis genome contains the following:
- a CDS encoding metallophosphoesterase, whose amino-acid sequence MYIILGILFLIFCLIFYMVFVEPRRLKEKHYFIKKNKKKVLDISNAFDLYEQDSNIIICHLSDFHFSRSFKPQRINRVIRSIMDVAPDLIVFTGDLIDNYEKWPTKETQRLIEKLNKMTAPMGKIAILGNHDYRGEGYYFVKEVLSQGGFTVLENEEIFGSNDDVSINIAGMDDCLNGEPQFRFERTLAEWHLLLVHEPDAVLDTENIKDFDLILAGHSHGGQIRLPFLFYKIKGSLTYTHGLYLLAKKTLLSISNGIGTSMLPVRFGVPPEIIYYHLAKSPAEAKQKK is encoded by the coding sequence ATGTACATTATTTTAGGAATTTTATTCCTTATTTTTTGTCTGATCTTTTACATGGTCTTCGTTGAACCGCGCCGTTTAAAAGAAAAACATTATTTTATTAAAAAAAATAAAAAAAAAGTATTGGACATTTCCAATGCCTTCGACCTTTACGAACAAGATTCTAACATCATTATTTGTCACTTAAGCGATTTTCACTTCTCTCGCAGCTTTAAACCTCAACGAATCAATCGTGTCATTCGTTCTATTATGGATGTTGCTCCTGATTTAATTGTTTTTACAGGCGATTTAATTGATAATTATGAAAAATGGCCCACTAAAGAAACTCAGCGGCTAATTGAGAAATTGAACAAAATGACTGCGCCTATGGGAAAAATTGCGATCTTAGGTAACCATGATTATCGCGGGGAAGGTTATTATTTTGTCAAAGAAGTATTAAGCCAAGGTGGTTTTACCGTTTTGGAAAACGAAGAAATCTTTGGTTCAAATGATGACGTTTCAATTAACATTGCTGGAATGGATGATTGCTTAAACGGTGAGCCGCAGTTTCGTTTTGAGCGTACCTTAGCCGAATGGCATCTGCTTTTAGTGCATGAACCTGATGCCGTATTAGATACTGAAAATATTAAAGATTTTGATTTAATTCTAGCCGGACACAGTCATGGCGGACAAATTCGTCTGCCTTTCCTTTTTTATAAAATCAAAGGTTCATTAACTTACACCCATGGGTTATATCTCTTAGCTAAAAAAACTTTGCTTTCGATTAGTAATGGGATCGGAACATCTATGCTACCGGTGCGTTTTGGCGTGCCTCCAGAAATTATTTATTATCATTTAGCCAAAAGCCCAGCGGAAGCAAAACAAAAAAAATAA
- a CDS encoding metal ABC transporter permease subunit, producing MISDFIEGLMDYHFLQNALVTSVAIGIVAGVVGCFIILRGMSLMGDAISHAVLPGVALSFILGIHYFAGAVVFGVLASILITYISQNSTIKSDTAIGITFSSFLALGVILIGVANSSTDLFHILFGNVLAVQDVDKWLTIGIALFVIAAIIIFYRPLLITSFDPNMAKAFGMRVQVYHYLLMILLTLVSVTAMQSVGTILIVALLVTPAATAYLYTKRLKTMIVLSAILGGISSVLGLFIGYSFNIAAGSSIVLTAAFMFVIGFFLSPKQRIQHGKRSYFIVALVVALFAGGIGFYAHQQSSGEDSDKLDVVVTNSIINDMTKEIAGDRIDLHSIVPVGRDPHDYEPLPEDVEESTEADLIFYNGLNLETGGNAWFTNLMDNADKEDNEDYFAVSQGVEPLYLEEGEDQDQQDPHAWMSLENGMTYAKNIEKHLSEKDPQNADYYEENLDSYLDELEELDQEAKDKFSDIPEDEKLLVTSEGAFKYFSQAYDVPASYIWEINTEEEGTPEQTKRVVDQLEDTNVKSLFVETSVNPSPMQSVSQDSGIPIYSEIFTDSVAEPGEEGDSYYAMMKWNIDKIHEGLTQE from the coding sequence ATGATTAGTGATTTTATTGAAGGATTAATGGATTATCATTTCTTGCAAAATGCTTTAGTGACCTCAGTTGCCATTGGTATAGTCGCAGGTGTGGTTGGTTGTTTTATTATTTTAAGAGGGATGTCTTTAATGGGCGATGCCATTTCTCACGCGGTTTTACCGGGTGTGGCGTTATCTTTTATTTTAGGGATTCATTACTTTGCAGGTGCTGTTGTATTTGGGGTTCTAGCTTCGATCCTGATTACCTATATTTCGCAAAATAGTACGATCAAAAGTGATACAGCCATTGGGATCACATTTAGTTCATTCCTGGCTTTAGGGGTTATTTTGATTGGTGTAGCAAACAGCTCGACGGATTTATTTCATATTTTATTTGGGAACGTTCTAGCTGTACAAGATGTAGATAAATGGCTAACCATTGGTATTGCTCTATTTGTAATTGCTGCAATTATTATTTTTTACCGCCCGCTTTTAATCACTTCGTTTGATCCTAATATGGCCAAAGCTTTTGGTATGCGGGTGCAAGTGTATCATTACTTACTGATGATTTTATTAACCTTAGTTTCGGTTACGGCGATGCAAAGTGTCGGAACAATCTTAATTGTTGCACTTTTGGTAACGCCAGCAGCAACCGCTTATCTTTATACTAAACGGTTAAAAACCATGATTGTGTTATCAGCCATTTTAGGTGGCATTTCTTCAGTACTGGGGCTTTTTATTGGCTATAGCTTTAATATTGCAGCTGGTTCTAGTATCGTATTAACAGCAGCCTTTATGTTTGTCATTGGATTTTTCTTATCGCCTAAACAACGAATTCAACACGGCAAAAGAAGTTATTTCATTGTGGCGCTGGTAGTGGCATTATTTGCTGGAGGTATTGGTTTTTATGCCCACCAACAATCTAGTGGAGAAGACAGCGACAAGTTAGATGTGGTAGTAACAAACTCCATTATAAATGATATGACAAAAGAAATCGCAGGAGATCGTATCGACTTACACAGCATTGTTCCTGTCGGAAGAGATCCTCATGATTACGAACCACTACCTGAAGATGTCGAAGAATCAACAGAGGCTGATTTAATTTTCTATAACGGCTTGAACTTAGAAACAGGCGGTAACGCTTGGTTTACTAATTTAATGGATAATGCAGACAAAGAAGATAATGAAGATTACTTTGCAGTAAGTCAGGGCGTTGAGCCGCTTTACCTAGAAGAAGGGGAAGACCAAGATCAACAAGATCCCCATGCTTGGATGAGCCTGGAAAACGGAATGACTTATGCTAAAAATATCGAAAAACATCTTAGTGAAAAAGATCCACAAAATGCGGATTATTATGAAGAAAACTTAGATAGTTATCTAGATGAACTAGAAGAGTTGGATCAAGAAGCTAAAGATAAATTCAGTGATATTCCTGAAGATGAAAAACTACTTGTAACAAGCGAAGGTGCTTTTAAATATTTCTCCCAAGCGTATGATGTACCTGCTTCTTATATTTGGGAAATCAATACCGAAGAAGAAGGTACGCCTGAACAAACAAAAAGAGTGGTCGACCAACTTGAAGATACGAATGTAAAATCTTTGTTTGTTGAAACGAGTGTCAATCCTAGTCCAATGCAAAGTGTTTCTCAAGATTCTGGTATTCCGATTTATTCTGAGATATTTACAGACTCAGTAGCTGAACCTGGAGAAGAGGGAGATAGTTATTATGCGATGATGAAATGGAACATCGATAAAATTCATGAAGGTTTAACGCAAGAATAG
- a CDS encoding TatD family hydrolase: MIFDTHTHLNAEEFSGIEAETIEHAKELGVSEMAVVGFDYPTIEKTQKLSQEYENIYSIVGWHPTEAGSYTKEVENYLQEELTKSKVVALGEIGLDYHWMDDPKDVQEKVFRRQIAMAREMQLPFSVHNRDAMEDTYRILKDEKIHDIGGIMHSFNGDYEWAQRFLDLGMHLSYSGVVTFKKTLDVQEAAKKMPFDRMLVETDAPYLAPVPYRGKQNEPGYTRYVVEKIAELKDLSVEEVAAQTTTNAHRLFGINQ; this comes from the coding sequence GTGATTTTTGATACACATACGCATTTAAACGCCGAAGAATTTTCCGGCATCGAAGCAGAAACCATCGAACATGCCAAAGAATTAGGAGTTAGTGAAATGGCAGTGGTTGGATTTGATTATCCGACCATCGAGAAAACCCAAAAGTTAAGCCAAGAGTATGAAAATATTTATAGCATCGTCGGCTGGCATCCCACCGAAGCCGGAAGCTATACAAAAGAAGTCGAAAATTATCTACAGGAAGAATTAACCAAGTCTAAAGTTGTTGCCTTAGGAGAAATTGGTTTGGACTATCATTGGATGGACGATCCCAAAGATGTGCAAGAAAAGGTATTTCGCCGGCAAATCGCTATGGCACGCGAAATGCAGCTGCCATTTAGTGTACACAATCGAGATGCGATGGAAGACACTTACCGGATTTTAAAAGATGAAAAGATCCACGACATCGGCGGCATTATGCATAGTTTCAATGGCGATTATGAATGGGCGCAACGATTTTTAGATTTAGGTATGCACTTGTCTTATAGCGGCGTCGTTACTTTCAAAAAGACACTTGATGTACAAGAAGCGGCTAAAAAAATGCCATTTGATCGGATGCTAGTAGAAACGGATGCGCCTTATTTAGCACCTGTTCCTTATCGTGGCAAGCAAAACGAGCCCGGCTATACGCGTTATGTCGTGGAAAAAATTGCAGAATTAAAAGACCTCAGTGTTGAAGAAGTGGCTGCACAGACCACTACGAATGCGCATCGACTGTTTGGTATTAACCAATGA
- the rsmA gene encoding 16S rRNA (adenine(1518)-N(6)/adenine(1519)-N(6))-dimethyltransferase RsmA — MKDKREIAVPSKTKEILAKHGLTLKKSLGQNFLTEPNILHKIVQTADVTKETNIIEVGPGIGALTEHLAQNAAQVLAFEIDERLITVLADTLQEFTNVTIRHQDVLQTDLVKVTDEAFFENLPIKVVANLPYYITTPIMMHFLESTLPVAEMIVMIQKEVAERINAKPGTKAYGSLSIAVQYYMETEISFIVPKTVFVPQPKVDSAILKLTRRRQPKVQVSNEKAFFRLTKAAFQLRRKTLWNNLQHTYGKDPATKAWLQESLEQAEIDPSRRGETLSLEEFACLSNKMEENAVDTQ, encoded by the coding sequence GTGAAAGATAAAAGAGAAATTGCGGTACCCTCAAAAACCAAAGAAATTTTAGCTAAACACGGACTTACCTTGAAAAAAAGTTTGGGGCAAAATTTCTTAACCGAGCCCAATATTTTGCATAAAATCGTACAGACGGCAGATGTCACGAAAGAAACGAACATCATCGAAGTAGGTCCTGGGATTGGTGCTTTGACTGAACACTTAGCGCAAAATGCGGCGCAAGTATTGGCCTTTGAAATTGATGAGCGGCTGATTACCGTTTTAGCTGATACCTTACAAGAGTTTACGAATGTAACGATCCGCCATCAAGATGTCTTACAAACGGATTTAGTAAAAGTAACGGATGAAGCTTTTTTTGAAAATTTGCCGATTAAAGTCGTCGCTAATTTACCTTATTATATTACTACACCTATTATGATGCATTTTTTGGAATCGACACTTCCAGTAGCTGAAATGATTGTGATGATCCAAAAAGAAGTCGCAGAACGCATCAACGCTAAACCTGGGACTAAAGCTTACGGTTCTTTATCCATTGCGGTGCAGTATTATATGGAAACAGAAATTTCATTCATTGTTCCTAAAACCGTTTTTGTACCACAACCTAAGGTGGATTCAGCAATCTTGAAGCTGACGCGCCGCAGACAACCAAAAGTTCAGGTAAGCAATGAAAAAGCCTTTTTTAGATTAACCAAAGCCGCTTTTCAATTGCGCCGTAAAACTTTATGGAACAACTTGCAGCATACTTATGGGAAAGATCCTGCAACGAAAGCCTGGTTGCAAGAAAGTTTGGAACAAGCTGAAATCGATCCTTCTCGCCGTGGCGAAACCTTGTCACTAGAAGAATTTGCTTGTTTAAGTAATAAAATGGAAGAAAACGCAGTGGATACGCAATAA
- a CDS encoding metal ABC transporter ATP-binding protein, with amino-acid sequence MIAFDNISASYDGVHQAVEDVTFTVDKPAIVGIIGPNGAGKSTFIKSALHLIDGGGSTTVDGKPLQKRKKEVAYVEQKSDIDYTFPITVGECVSLGLYPEKQFFQRITKEDWQKVDHALALVKMEEFKDRQIGELSGGQFQRILIARTFVQDATFIFLDEPFVGIDATSEQIIMELLSGFKKEGKAIFIVHHDLSKVERYFDELVILNKKLIAKGPTDETFTKANLQEAFGDTIFVGGGQVND; translated from the coding sequence TCTGCCAGCTACGATGGTGTTCATCAAGCAGTAGAAGATGTGACATTTACAGTTGATAAACCGGCGATTGTTGGTATTATCGGACCTAATGGTGCTGGAAAATCAACTTTTATTAAGTCCGCTTTGCATTTGATTGACGGAGGCGGATCAACTACAGTAGATGGAAAACCATTACAAAAAAGGAAAAAAGAAGTCGCTTATGTGGAACAAAAAAGCGATATCGATTATACATTTCCTATTACTGTTGGGGAATGTGTTTCATTGGGGCTATACCCAGAAAAGCAATTTTTTCAACGGATAACAAAAGAAGATTGGCAAAAAGTGGATCATGCGTTAGCTTTAGTTAAAATGGAAGAATTTAAGGATCGTCAAATTGGCGAATTATCGGGCGGTCAATTCCAACGGATCTTAATTGCTCGTACATTTGTTCAAGATGCGACTTTCATTTTCTTAGATGAACCTTTTGTGGGAATTGACGCGACTAGCGAACAAATTATCATGGAATTATTGAGCGGTTTTAAAAAAGAAGGTAAAGCGATATTCATCGTTCACCATGATTTGAGTAAAGTAGAAAGATACTTTGATGAACTCGTCATTTTAAATAAAAAATTGATTGCCAAAGGGCCGACGGATGAAACCTTTACGAAAGCGAACTTACAAGAGGCTTTTGGTGACACTATTTTCGTTGGAGGAGGTCAGGTAAATGATTAG
- a CDS encoding transposase: MSIIQQPTLFDIDYLEKLDIQEKYKEIFSPIDWTKVLDLFQKDTKVGPSITVNYEAVLRSLMARIDQKIPTQKALIQRLKSDLRLKLSVGFLYSEPIPSEATYSRVMAILANHLSVLERINQQLLQLIHEELDIFTENVAIDVTSIEARTKPVKTDNPKLPSTEAQRSMTTEAILETLPSYASWGVKKNSQGKNYFWFGYKGTLAVSTKSQYILNMHIASAFASDVTLAIPTIRKVAEALRMEKEAPYLSLDKGYDAKEIYQECHALDIEPIIPLKRIAKNDGEVDAHYAPTCLLEYGYKYDSYDKRYGALKYARPEKYCRDCPLQHEGLCQKVIKVKQMNDPRKYNHPARGTRAWQRKYNERSSVERVNGYLKENYQLDNTRFYQPSHAIAFYHLIQLTYNARNFANQRVAKTTKKKK; this comes from the coding sequence ATGTCTATTATACAACAACCAACTTTATTTGACATCGATTATTTAGAAAAATTGGATATTCAGGAGAAGTATAAAGAAATTTTCTCCCCAATCGATTGGACAAAAGTGTTAGATTTATTTCAAAAAGATACGAAAGTCGGACCGTCTATTACCGTCAATTATGAAGCGGTGCTCCGTTCCTTAATGGCACGGATTGATCAGAAAATTCCTACACAAAAAGCCTTGATTCAACGTTTGAAAAGTGATTTACGTTTGAAACTAAGCGTCGGTTTTCTTTATTCTGAACCCATTCCTTCAGAAGCCACCTATTCGCGAGTGATGGCGATTTTGGCAAACCATCTTTCTGTTTTGGAAAGGATAAACCAGCAATTACTCCAACTCATTCATGAAGAGTTGGACATTTTTACAGAGAATGTGGCGATTGATGTGACTTCGATCGAAGCACGGACAAAGCCTGTAAAAACAGATAATCCAAAGCTCCCATCGACTGAAGCACAACGAAGCATGACCACAGAAGCCATTCTTGAGACCCTACCTTCTTATGCTTCATGGGGCGTGAAGAAAAATAGTCAAGGCAAGAATTATTTTTGGTTTGGCTATAAAGGGACACTCGCTGTTTCTACGAAAAGCCAATATATTTTAAACATGCATATCGCTTCTGCTTTTGCTTCAGATGTTACTTTAGCGATTCCCACCATTCGCAAGGTGGCAGAAGCGTTAAGAATGGAAAAAGAGGCCCCTTATCTCTCTTTAGATAAAGGCTATGACGCCAAAGAAATCTATCAGGAATGTCACGCCTTAGATATCGAACCCATCATTCCATTAAAACGAATAGCGAAAAACGATGGCGAAGTAGACGCTCACTACGCACCGACCTGTCTGCTTGAATATGGTTATAAATATGACAGTTATGATAAAAGATATGGGGCGTTGAAATATGCTCGACCCGAAAAATATTGTAGAGATTGTCCACTACAGCACGAAGGACTTTGCCAAAAAGTCATCAAAGTCAAACAAATGAATGACCCAAGAAAGTATAATCATCCAGCTCGAGGAACGCGTGCCTGGCAACGGAAATACAATGAGCGAAGCAGTGTCGAACGCGTTAATGGTTATTTAAAAGAAAATTACCAGCTAGACAATACCCGTTTTTATCAACCCAGTCATGCGATTGCTTTTTATCACTTGATCCAGCTCACTTATAATGCACGAAACTTTGCCAATCAACGTGTCGCTAAGACAACGAAGAAAAAGAAATAG
- the rnmV gene encoding ribonuclease M5 has protein sequence MNGGKIEEVIVVEGKDDTRRLQEVFPVDTIETIGSAINEEIIERIIHAQETRGVIVFTDPDYSGEKIRKIIMNEVPDAKHAFLPRDKARGKRKYASLGVEHASDEAILAALEHVVTPTKEQDVPKIPRQSLLNYGLLGGKQAKRRRELLGDELRIGYTNGKQLEKRLAMFRITEEELEKAMKIVEENL, from the coding sequence ATGAATGGAGGAAAAATAGAAGAAGTCATTGTCGTTGAAGGTAAAGATGATACGAGACGGCTCCAGGAGGTATTCCCGGTTGATACAATTGAAACGATTGGTTCTGCGATTAACGAAGAAATCATTGAGCGTATTATCCATGCGCAAGAAACTCGCGGCGTGATCGTTTTTACTGATCCTGATTACTCGGGTGAAAAAATTCGTAAAATCATCATGAATGAAGTGCCCGACGCTAAGCATGCTTTTTTACCGCGTGATAAAGCACGAGGCAAAAGAAAATATGCTAGTTTAGGAGTGGAGCATGCTAGTGATGAAGCGATTTTAGCAGCACTAGAGCACGTGGTAACACCAACGAAAGAACAAGATGTACCCAAAATCCCACGACAATCTTTACTCAATTACGGTCTACTAGGTGGAAAGCAAGCGAAAAGACGTCGTGAATTATTGGGAGATGAACTGCGAATTGGCTATACCAACGGCAAACAACTTGAAAAGCGTTTAGCGATGTTTCGCATTACTGAAGAAGAACTAGAAAAAGCCATGAAAATCGTGGAGGAAAATTTGTGA